A portion of the Algisphaera agarilytica genome contains these proteins:
- a CDS encoding aminotransferase class V-fold PLP-dependent enzyme — protein sequence MNQPFPEFAGDFPILRKLDFFNHAGVGPISGPAAQAIRDYAEQAQSEAYVGADWYRRANQTKKLAAQLINAKGGHEIAFVPNTSTGLSLVAKGLTFHPGDRVIITNVEYPANRYPWEDLKRLGVELFEVPQSADGRIDVEQVCDAINDRTRVVSLSHVQYASGFRIDLKPISDMVHRAGGYLCVDAIQSCGVLPVDVEAMGIDFLSADGHKWMLAPEGAGIFYCREALCPLLHPNVVGWMNMVDAGNYGDYQFRFQDDARRFEPGSWNIPGIVALGASLELLLGVGVEGIWSRVEGLTHQLCEGLEAKGYSVFTPRALPEERSGIVIFDLPQRLRDALDPRQLVAELQKQGIVIVVREGRLRASPHFYNTPAQIDRLIDALPAG from the coding sequence ATGAACCAACCCTTTCCCGAGTTTGCCGGCGATTTCCCGATTCTGCGGAAGCTCGATTTTTTCAACCACGCGGGGGTCGGTCCGATCAGCGGGCCTGCGGCCCAGGCGATCCGTGACTACGCCGAGCAGGCCCAGTCGGAGGCCTACGTCGGGGCGGACTGGTACCGCCGGGCGAATCAGACCAAGAAGCTCGCGGCCCAACTCATCAACGCCAAGGGCGGCCACGAGATCGCCTTTGTTCCGAACACCTCGACGGGCTTGTCGCTCGTGGCCAAGGGGCTGACGTTTCATCCCGGCGATCGCGTGATCATCACCAACGTGGAATACCCCGCCAACCGCTATCCGTGGGAAGACCTGAAACGCTTGGGCGTGGAGCTTTTCGAAGTGCCCCAGTCGGCCGACGGACGGATCGATGTCGAACAGGTGTGCGACGCGATCAACGACCGGACGCGGGTGGTGTCGCTGTCGCATGTGCAATACGCCTCGGGTTTCCGGATCGACCTCAAGCCGATCAGCGACATGGTCCACCGGGCGGGTGGGTATCTGTGCGTCGATGCGATTCAGAGTTGCGGGGTGCTGCCGGTGGATGTGGAGGCGATGGGGATCGACTTCCTTTCGGCCGACGGGCACAAGTGGATGCTTGCCCCAGAGGGCGCGGGGATTTTTTATTGCCGTGAAGCGTTGTGTCCGTTGCTGCATCCCAACGTGGTCGGCTGGATGAATATGGTCGACGCGGGGAACTACGGCGACTACCAATTCCGGTTTCAGGATGACGCCCGTCGTTTCGAACCGGGCAGCTGGAATATCCCGGGGATCGTGGCGCTGGGCGCGAGCCTTGAGTTGTTGCTTGGGGTTGGCGTCGAAGGCATCTGGTCACGGGTTGAAGGTTTGACTCACCAGTTATGTGAAGGGTTGGAGGCGAAGGGGTATTCCGTATTCACTCCTCGGGCTTTGCCTGAGGAACGTAGCGGGATTGTGATTTTTGATCTGCCGCAACGCTTGCGCGATGCCTTGGACCCCAGGCAACTCGTGGCCGAACTGCAGAAGCAAGGCATCGTGATCGTGGTCCGAGAAGGCCGACTCAGAGCGAGTCCACATTTCTACAACACGCCCGCACAGATCGATCGGCTGATCGACGCGTTACCCGCGGGTTAA
- a CDS encoding DUF1570 domain-containing protein translates to MTRFASPFSLLRAQRQTLHGLAGVGMLVLGALLVFGTAPEATAQPRGLSKFESRAYVIHTNLTKEEALEYGVHMDLIYKEYSKRFSVLEGKGRGKQDLYLLRTRQDYIRAMAAFGLQAEASGGMFFWGPGISGLATWVEGLSRDQVFSTLQHEGFHQFAYTKMGENLPLWVNEGLAEYFGAAIVVEGKVRMGIVDEDRVERVRRALEAGQALTFRELLGIQSNQWHQNMLSGSHKGYLQYDQSWAVVHFLVHGDKGRYKKAFGNYLVLISQGATHDQAFSRTFGDDTRKFEARWENFIEKVEPDHYSMALKRMQFLGEGLRFLESQNVDTPKTTRDLRKALQARGFRLTWVTQAGKKVVDSDDSSLYSYKDSKGNTQRFEIIPAEEDSELPPSMSAPKLKPVVSLTWIKDDQGNLRSQLEYGKKRRR, encoded by the coding sequence ATGACCAGGTTCGCCTCTCCATTTTCGCTTCTCCGGGCCCAACGCCAAACCCTCCATGGCCTCGCCGGTGTAGGGATGCTTGTCCTTGGTGCGCTGTTGGTGTTTGGTACAGCCCCCGAAGCGACCGCCCAGCCCCGCGGCTTGTCCAAGTTCGAGAGCCGGGCCTACGTCATCCACACCAACCTGACGAAAGAGGAGGCGCTCGAATACGGGGTCCACATGGACCTGATCTACAAGGAGTACAGCAAACGCTTTTCGGTGCTCGAAGGAAAAGGGCGGGGCAAGCAGGACCTGTACCTCTTGCGTACCCGGCAGGACTACATCCGTGCGATGGCGGCGTTTGGGCTACAGGCCGAGGCGTCCGGCGGGATGTTCTTTTGGGGGCCGGGCATTTCGGGGCTGGCGACCTGGGTCGAAGGACTGTCACGCGATCAGGTGTTCTCCACGCTGCAACACGAAGGGTTCCACCAATTCGCCTACACCAAGATGGGCGAGAACTTGCCGCTGTGGGTTAACGAAGGACTGGCCGAATACTTCGGCGCGGCGATCGTCGTCGAAGGCAAGGTGCGGATGGGTATCGTCGATGAAGACCGCGTCGAGCGGGTGCGGCGGGCGTTGGAAGCCGGGCAGGCGCTGACGTTCCGCGAGTTGCTGGGCATCCAATCCAATCAGTGGCACCAGAACATGCTGAGCGGATCGCACAAGGGGTATCTGCAATACGATCAGTCCTGGGCGGTCGTGCACTTCCTGGTTCACGGCGACAAGGGGCGCTACAAGAAAGCCTTCGGCAACTACCTCGTGCTGATCAGCCAGGGCGCGACCCACGACCAGGCCTTCAGCCGAACCTTTGGCGACGACACGCGCAAGTTCGAAGCGCGTTGGGAAAACTTCATCGAGAAGGTGGAGCCCGATCACTACAGCATGGCCCTCAAACGCATGCAGTTCCTTGGCGAGGGGCTGCGTTTTCTCGAATCACAGAACGTCGACACGCCCAAGACAACACGCGACCTGCGGAAGGCGTTGCAGGCCCGCGGGTTCCGCCTGACCTGGGTCACGCAAGCCGGCAAAAAGGTGGTCGATTCAGACGACAGCTCGCTGTACAGCTACAAGGACAGCAAGGGCAACACCCAGCGATTCGAGATCATTCCCGCGGAAGAGGACTCGGAACTGCCGCCGTCGATGAGCGCGCCCAAGCTCAAGCCCGTGGTGTCGCTTACTTGGATCAAAGACGACCAGGGCAACCTCCGCTCACAGCTCGAATACGGCAAGAAGCGCCGCCGGTAG
- the sdhB gene encoding succinate dehydrogenase iron-sulfur subunit, translating into MIAPNPDQKFLVRVKRQDGESQPAYWQEFEVPVRPSQNVISVLQYIAANPTTTDGKDVEPVVWDAGCLEEVCGACTMVINGRARQSCSALVPELLAEANGGPITLEPMTKFPVVRDLFVDRQRMFDNLIKVKGWVPIDGTHSLGAGPTESPEKQEERYAISRCMTCGCCLEACPQFTKDNDFLGAQAIAQAYYFNEHETGKKLKKERLDVLMGPGGVSDCGNAQNCVQVCPKEIPLTEAIGKAGRQLTVHAVKKFFTGS; encoded by the coding sequence ATGATTGCACCCAACCCCGACCAGAAATTCCTCGTCCGTGTGAAGCGTCAAGACGGCGAAAGCCAGCCCGCCTATTGGCAGGAATTCGAAGTGCCCGTCCGTCCGTCGCAGAACGTCATCAGCGTGCTGCAGTACATCGCGGCGAACCCCACCACCACCGACGGCAAAGACGTCGAGCCGGTCGTCTGGGACGCGGGCTGCCTCGAAGAAGTCTGCGGCGCGTGCACGATGGTGATAAACGGCCGGGCCCGGCAGTCCTGCTCGGCCCTCGTTCCCGAGCTGCTGGCCGAGGCCAACGGCGGGCCGATCACCCTCGAACCGATGACCAAGTTCCCCGTGGTCCGCGACCTGTTTGTCGACCGCCAGCGGATGTTCGACAACCTGATCAAGGTCAAGGGCTGGGTGCCGATCGACGGCACGCACTCCCTCGGAGCGGGCCCGACCGAGTCGCCCGAGAAACAAGAAGAACGCTACGCCATCAGCCGCTGCATGACCTGCGGCTGCTGCCTCGAAGCCTGCCCGCAGTTCACCAAGGACAACGACTTCCTCGGCGCTCAGGCCATCGCTCAGGCGTACTACTTCAACGAACACGAGACCGGCAAGAAGCTCAAGAAAGAGCGCCTGGACGTGCTGATGGGCCCCGGTGGCGTTAGCGACTGCGGCAATGCCCAGAACTGCGTGCAGGTCTGCCCCAAGGAAATCCCGCTGACCGAAGCGATCGGCAAGGCGGGCCGGCAGCTGACCGTCCACGCGGTGAAGAAATTCTTCACCGGTTCGTAA
- a CDS encoding mechanosensitive ion channel family protein translates to MSISQLFSLPLTLAQDEPPAEDAASEIEAVQASAKEDAQQALDGVMSGDVGAAWPLVEKYLLPLALAIVILIAAIIVGKIIAKIVSNSTRKANVDETLARFFGKLAFYVVVILGVIAALGRVGIEVTAFAAILAAAGFAVGMALSGTLSNFAAGVMLLIFRPFSVGDVVSAAGITAKVNEIELFTTTFDTPDNRRIIVPNSSIFGGTIENITHHTDRRVDVAVGCDYSADIDKTREVLTAAVESVGGRIDGDGRGYQVFLSGLGASSVDWAVRVWFPAADYWGKYEELTRAVKVHLDEAGIGIPFPQMDVHVDGKLGD, encoded by the coding sequence ATGTCGATTTCCCAACTCTTTTCGCTACCGTTAACGCTCGCGCAAGACGAACCGCCAGCCGAAGACGCCGCCTCCGAAATTGAGGCCGTGCAGGCCAGTGCGAAGGAGGACGCCCAGCAGGCGCTCGACGGCGTGATGAGCGGCGACGTGGGGGCCGCGTGGCCGTTGGTCGAAAAATATCTGTTGCCGCTGGCGCTGGCCATCGTCATCCTGATCGCCGCGATTATCGTGGGCAAGATCATCGCCAAGATCGTGTCGAACTCCACACGCAAAGCCAACGTCGATGAAACCCTGGCCCGCTTCTTCGGCAAGCTGGCGTTTTATGTCGTGGTCATCCTGGGTGTGATCGCGGCGCTGGGGCGGGTCGGCATCGAGGTGACCGCCTTCGCCGCCATCCTCGCCGCGGCGGGCTTTGCCGTGGGTATGGCCCTGTCGGGAACCCTGAGCAACTTCGCGGCCGGCGTGATGCTGTTGATCTTCCGCCCATTCAGCGTCGGCGATGTGGTCTCCGCTGCGGGCATCACCGCGAAGGTGAACGAGATCGAGCTTTTCACGACCACGTTCGACACCCCCGACAACCGCCGCATCATCGTGCCCAACTCGTCTATTTTTGGTGGCACCATCGAGAACATCACCCACCACACGGACCGACGCGTCGACGTGGCGGTGGGCTGCGATTACTCGGCTGACATCGACAAGACCCGCGAAGTCCTAACCGCGGCCGTGGAATCGGTCGGCGGCCGGATCGATGGAGACGGGCGTGGCTATCAAGTCTTCCTGTCCGGGCTCGGCGCATCGTCGGTCGACTGGGCGGTCCGCGTGTGGTTCCCCGCGGCGGACTACTGGGGCAAGTACGAAGAGCTGACCCGTGCCGTCAAGGTGCATCTGGACGAAGCGGGGATCGGCATCCCGTTCCCGCAGATGGATGTTCACGTCGACGGCAAGCTCGGCGACTGA
- a CDS encoding LolA family protein, whose amino-acid sequence MKTPFDPTRKSGAWHSLSCAIGFSLIAVGCTAAPAEPAPNTPVQPVAPDTIEPVVVQPVEPTAEGWLTLLESSASETLTLTARVRMTTIASLLEEETQRFGPLKYAAADDQNPSMRFAVQFTRMKIEDLIEDIDQSYIYDGRWLLDMDAIDKTATQRELVPEGEQANLELGDGPFLLPLNLRKDRVLQKFDVELIDAAEGDPKSDAGTFHLRLTPKPAAGTDAQRIDLWFDRETLLPLRAATLEADDDQTIVDLFQLEANAEISDDTFETSLPTEPGWELQVVPLD is encoded by the coding sequence ATGAAGACCCCGTTTGATCCGACCCGAAAAAGCGGCGCTTGGCATTCGTTGTCCTGCGCGATCGGTTTCTCATTGATTGCGGTCGGGTGCACCGCGGCGCCCGCTGAGCCTGCCCCCAACACGCCGGTCCAACCGGTCGCTCCGGACACGATCGAGCCCGTGGTGGTTCAGCCCGTTGAACCCACCGCCGAGGGCTGGCTGACCCTGCTGGAAAGCAGCGCCAGCGAAACCCTTACGCTCACCGCGCGGGTCCGTATGACCACCATCGCTTCGCTGCTCGAAGAAGAGACACAGCGTTTCGGGCCGTTGAAGTACGCTGCCGCGGATGACCAAAACCCTTCGATGCGGTTCGCCGTTCAGTTCACCCGCATGAAGATCGAGGACCTCATCGAAGACATCGATCAGAGCTACATCTACGACGGACGCTGGCTGCTGGACATGGACGCCATCGATAAAACCGCCACGCAACGCGAACTGGTTCCCGAAGGCGAGCAGGCGAATCTCGAGCTCGGCGATGGGCCGTTTCTGCTGCCGTTAAATCTACGCAAGGACCGGGTGCTGCAGAAGTTTGACGTCGAGTTGATCGATGCCGCAGAGGGCGACCCTAAATCGGACGCCGGGACTTTTCACCTCCGGCTGACCCCCAAGCCGGCCGCGGGCACCGACGCCCAGCGGATCGACCTGTGGTTTGATCGCGAAACGTTGCTGCCGCTCCGCGCCGCAACCCTCGAGGCCGACGACGACCAGACGATCGTGGACCTGTTTCAGCTTGAAGCCAACGCCGAGATTTCGGACGACACCTTTGAAACCAGCCTGCCCACCGAGCCCGGCTGGGAGCTGCAAGTCGTCCCCCTGGACTGA
- a CDS encoding FAD-binding protein has translation MAKAEPRVIVVGGGLAGLSAAVRVAESGTKVDLFSLVPVKRSHSVCAQGGINACNDVARQQGYSEWQHMDETLIGGDFLNHQPPVYEMTHWAPKIIDLLDRMGVPFNRTSEGMRDLRLFGGSLFKRTHFAGASTGQQLLYGLDEQTRRYEAEGKINKYEFWEFLWPIIDDEGVCKGIVAQDVRSMEIKAFRGDAVVMASGGNGLMFGKSTMSVICTGAAVARCYQAGAYLGNPEMIQVHPTAIPGEDKCRLMSESARGEGGRVWVPRKKGDDRHPLDITEEERYYFLEEKYPGYGNLVPRDIATREIFWVCQEGLGIGGANQVYLDITHLPIATKNKLAAILEIYEKFTGDDPREVPMKIFPAVHYTMGGLYTIYEPYDPERDTYTPASEPKRQPNEGLLYGDPKNMMTNIPGLYAFGESNYAYHGATRLGANALLSCIFDGLYNGLSVHNYAHAPQGTPAGELPDALFDKYVEQEKAKVQKLTESTGANNPYEIHQELGLEMTATCTVVKEEQRLLQGREKLAEIKAKYQDLKISDTGVYTNQNVSFARALGDMIVYSDALMEGSIARKESRGSHYRSDYTERVDDQFHKTTKVKYDADADKPIIEWEDIPSPLVPLRARTYGKVDASPEKKEEAAAS, from the coding sequence ATGGCAAAAGCAGAACCCCGAGTGATCGTCGTCGGCGGCGGATTGGCGGGACTCTCCGCCGCGGTCCGTGTGGCCGAGTCGGGTACCAAGGTCGACCTGTTCTCTCTGGTCCCGGTCAAACGCTCCCACAGCGTGTGTGCTCAGGGCGGGATCAACGCCTGCAACGACGTCGCCCGCCAGCAGGGCTACTCCGAGTGGCAGCACATGGACGAGACGCTCATCGGCGGCGACTTCCTCAACCACCAGCCGCCCGTCTACGAGATGACCCACTGGGCGCCCAAGATCATCGACCTGCTCGACCGCATGGGCGTGCCGTTCAACCGCACCTCCGAGGGCATGCGAGACCTACGCCTCTTCGGCGGCAGCCTGTTCAAGCGGACGCACTTTGCGGGCGCTTCGACCGGCCAACAGCTTCTCTACGGGTTGGATGAACAGACCCGTCGCTACGAGGCCGAGGGCAAGATCAACAAGTACGAGTTCTGGGAGTTCCTCTGGCCGATCATCGATGACGAGGGTGTGTGCAAGGGCATCGTCGCCCAGGACGTCCGCAGCATGGAGATCAAAGCCTTCCGCGGCGACGCGGTCGTGATGGCCTCCGGCGGCAACGGCCTGATGTTCGGTAAGTCGACCATGTCGGTGATCTGCACCGGCGCCGCGGTCGCCCGCTGCTACCAGGCCGGCGCTTACCTCGGCAACCCCGAGATGATCCAGGTCCACCCCACCGCCATCCCCGGCGAAGACAAGTGCCGGCTCATGTCCGAGTCGGCCCGCGGCGAAGGCGGACGCGTCTGGGTCCCCCGCAAGAAGGGCGACGACCGGCACCCCCTCGACATCACCGAGGAAGAACGCTACTACTTCCTCGAAGAGAAGTACCCCGGCTACGGCAACCTCGTGCCCCGCGACATCGCCACCCGTGAGATCTTCTGGGTCTGTCAGGAAGGCTTGGGTATCGGCGGGGCCAACCAGGTCTACCTCGACATCACCCACCTGCCCATCGCCACCAAGAACAAGCTCGCCGCGATCCTCGAGATCTACGAGAAGTTCACCGGCGACGACCCGCGTGAAGTCCCGATGAAGATCTTCCCTGCGGTGCACTACACCATGGGCGGGCTCTACACGATCTACGAGCCCTACGACCCCGAGCGGGACACCTACACCCCCGCCTCGGAGCCCAAGCGTCAGCCCAACGAGGGCCTGCTCTACGGCGACCCCAAGAACATGATGACCAACATCCCCGGGCTTTACGCTTTCGGGGAGTCCAACTACGCCTACCACGGCGCAACCCGCCTGGGCGCCAACGCCCTCTTGTCCTGCATCTTCGACGGCCTCTACAACGGCCTGTCGGTCCACAACTACGCCCACGCCCCGCAGGGCACCCCGGCCGGCGAGCTGCCCGACGCGTTGTTCGACAAGTACGTCGAGCAGGAAAAAGCCAAAGTCCAGAAACTCACTGAATCCACCGGGGCCAACAACCCCTACGAGATCCACCAGGAGCTGGGCCTGGAGATGACCGCAACCTGCACCGTGGTCAAGGAAGAGCAGCGGCTGCTGCAGGGCCGGGAGAAACTCGCCGAGATTAAGGCCAAGTACCAAGACCTCAAGATCAGCGACACCGGTGTCTACACCAACCAGAACGTGAGCTTCGCCCGCGCCCTCGGCGACATGATCGTCTACAGCGACGCCCTTATGGAAGGCTCGATCGCCCGCAAAGAATCCCGCGGCAGCCACTACCGTAGCGACTACACCGAGCGGGTTGACGACCAGTTCCACAAGACCACGAAGGTGAAGTACGACGCCGACGCGGACAAGCCGATCATCGAATGGGAAGACATCCCCAGCCCGCTGGTCCCGCTGCGTGCACGGACCTACGGTAAGGTTGATGCGAGCCCCGAGAAGAAAGAAGAAGCCGCAGCTAGCTGA